Proteins encoded within one genomic window of Tamandua tetradactyla isolate mTamTet1 chromosome 11, mTamTet1.pri, whole genome shotgun sequence:
- the LOC143649253 gene encoding olfactory receptor 7A10-like, whose protein sequence is MEQGNETQISEFHLQGFSEEPELQTFLFGFFLSMYLVTVLGNLLIILATITDSHLHTPMYFFLSNLSFIDICLSSTTVPKMLVNIRTQRRVITYADCLTQMYFFILFLVLDDFILAVMAYDRFVAICHPLLYTVTMNPQLCILLVLGSWITTVLYALLQTLLVLRLSFCAHLEIPHFFCEYNQIVQLSCSDTFINDIVIYFATGLLGGGPFIGIIFSYYKIVSSIRLISSALGKYKAFSTCMSHLSVVSLFCSTSIGVYISSFATHHAHVSAPASVMYTIVTPMLNPFIYSLRNEDIKKTLRRFLLGKT, encoded by the coding sequence ATGGAACAAGGAAATGAAAcacaaatttcagaatttcatCTTCAGGGATTTTCAGAGGAACCAGAACTGCAGACTTTCCTCTTTGGGTTCTTCCTGTCCATGTACCTGGTCACTGTCTTGGGGAACCTGCTCATCATCCTGGCCACCATCACCGACTCCCAcctccacacacccatgtacttcttcctctccaacctgTCCTTTATCGACATCTGTTTGTCCTCCACCACTGTTccaaagatgctggtgaacatccGCACGCAGAGGAGGGTCATAACCTATGCAGACTGCCTCACCCAAATGTACTTTTTCATACTCTTTTTAGTTTTGGATGACTTCATCCTGgctgtgatggcctatgaccgcttcgtggccatctgtcaccccCTGCTCTACACGGTCACCATGAATCCCCAGCTATGCATTCTTCTAGTTCTGGGGTCCTGGATCACAACTGTCCTGTATGCTTTGTTACAAACCTTACTGGTGTTGCGGCTGTCCTTTTGTGCACACTTGGAAATCCCCCACTTTTTCTGTGAATATAACCAGATAGTACAACTTTCCTGTTCTGACACATTCATCAATGACATAGTGATATATTTTGCAACTGGACTTCTAGGTGGAGGGCCATTCATTGGAATCATtttctcctattataagattgttTCCTCCATACGTTTAATCTCATCAGCTCTGGGgaaatataaagcattttccaCATGTATGTCTCACCTCTCAGTTGTCTCCCTATTTTGCAGTACAAGCATAGGTGTGTACATTAGTTCTTTTGCTACTCATCATGCACATGTGAGTGCACCAGCATCAGTGATGTACACCATTGTTACacccatgctgaaccccttcaTCTACAGTCTTAGGAATGAAGACATAAAGAAGACTCTGAGAAGATTCCTTTTGGGAAAGACATAA